A genomic window from Sparus aurata chromosome 4, fSpaAur1.1, whole genome shotgun sequence includes:
- the LOC115580273 gene encoding Golgi apparatus protein 1-like, whose product MAAYSRTQLLLLLLSLLGLCGFGSVLGSKAASGPAEPPNPPVVRAADPPAKDAPAAVAAAAAAAGASQPRRATGWKLSEEEACREDLTRLCPKHTWTNNLAVLECLQDRREETEIAPDCNHLLWNYKLNLTTDPKFESVATEVCKSTINEIKECNEEERGRGYLVSCLVDHRGNISEYQCNQYITKMTSIIFSDYRLICGFMDKCKEDINSLHCGSINVGHKDVHSQGEVISCLEKALVKEAEQQDAHARPIKEECQKAILRVAELSSDDFHLDRHLYFSCRDDRERFCQSIQGGEGKVYKCLFNHKFEEAMSEKCRDALTTRQKLISQDYRVSYSLAKACKLDLRKQRCSLDTNLPRAREARLSYLLLCLEAAVHRGRPVSGECQGEMLDYRRMLMEDFSLSPEIVLHCRSEIETHCSGLHRKGRTLHCLMRIGRGDRNTNVDGVCQSALQTLIQSADPGADYRIDRALNEACESVIQTACKHIRNGDPMILSCLMEHLYTEKMVEDCEHRLLELQYFISRDWKLDPILYKKCQGDAARLCHTHGWNETSELMPPGAVFSCLYRHAYRTEEQGRRLSRDCKVEVQRILHQRALDVKLEPELQKRCMTDLGKWCSEKTDTGQELECLQDHLEDLVSACREVVGNLTELESEDIQIDALLIRACEPVTQAHCHDVADNQIDTGDLMECLVQNKHQKEMNEKCAVGVTHFQLIQMKDFRFSYKFKMACKEDVLRLCPNIKKKVDVVICLSTTVRNDTLQEAKEQRVSLKCRKQLRVEELEMSEDIRLEPELYDPCKSDISRLCPNVAFGNAQMIECLKEQKKQLSQRCHQRIFRLQEVEMSDPELDYQLMRVCKQMIKRFCTEADARNVLQCLKQNKNSELMDPKCKQMITKRQITQNTDYRLNPVLRKACRADIPKFCQPILNKASEDSELEGQVIACLKLKYADQRLSPDCEDQIRVILQESALDYRLDPQLQMHCSDEISRLCAEEAAAQEQTGQVEECLKVNLLKIKQDTCKKEVLNMLKESKADIFVDPVLHTACALDLKHHCAAITPGRGRQMSCLMEALQDKRVRLQPECKKRLQDRIDMWSYAAKVAPAEGFSDLAMQVMTSPSKNYILLMIALSVCVLFLVGLLCGRITKRVTRELKDR is encoded by the exons ATGGCGGCGTACAGTCGcactcagctgctgctgctgctgttatcGTTACTGGGTCTCTGCGGCTTCGGCTCCGTCCTCGGCTCGAAGGCAGCCAGCGGCCCGGCTGAGCCGCCCAACCCGCCGGTCGTCAGAGCCGCAGATCCTCCGGCGAAGGATGCACCTGCCGCGgttgccgctgctgctgccgccgctggGGCCTCACAGCCTCGAAGGGCGACCGGTTGGAAGCTGTCGGAGGAGGAGGCCTGCCGGGAGGACCTGACCCGCCTCTGCCCCAAACACACCTGGACCAACAACCTGGCCGTGCTGGAGTGCCTGCAGGACCGCAGAGAG GAAACTGAGATTGCTCCCGACTGTAACCAT ctcctgtggAACTATAAACTCAATCTGACCACAGATCCAAAGTTTGAGTCGGTGGCCACGGAGGTTTGCAAAAGCACCATCAATGAG ATAAAGGAGTGTAACGAGGAGGAGCGGGGGAGGGGCTACCTGGTGTCCTGCCTGGTGGATCACCGCGGCAACATCAGCGAGTACCAGTGTAACCAGTACATCACCAAGATGACCAGCATCATCTTCAGCGACTACAGGCTGATCTGCGGCTTCATGGACAAATGTAAAGAAGACATCAACAGCCTGCACTGCGGCAGCATCAACGTGGGACACAAG GACGTCCACTCCCAGGGTGAGGTGATCTCCTGTCTGGAGAAGGCGTTAGTGAAGGAGGCGGAGCAGCAGGACGCTCACGCTCGGCCAATCAAAGAGGAGTGTCAGAAGGCGATCCTGCGGGTGGCTGAGCTGTCGTCGGACGACTTTCACCTCGACCGGCATCTGTACTTCTCCTGCAGAGACGACCGCGAGAGATTCTGTCAGAGC ATTCAGGGTGGGGAAGGAAAAGTCTACAAGTGTCTGTTCAATCACAAGTTTGAAGAGGCCATGTCAGAAAAG tGCCGTGACGCCCTGACCACCCGTCAGAAGCTGATCTCTCAGGACTACAGAGTCAGTTACTCTCTGGCTAAAGCCTGTAAGCTGGACCTGAGGAAGCAGCGCTGCAGCCTGGACACCAACCTGCCGCGAGCCCGCGAGGCCCGGCTGTCGTACCTGCTGCTGTGCCTGGAGGCTGCTGTGCACCGCG GTCGTCCAGTCAGCGGGGAGTGTCAGGGTGAGATGCTGGACTACCGGCGGATGCTGATGGAGGATTTCTCTCTGAGTCCGGAGATCGTGCTGCACTGCCGGTCTGAGATCGAGACTCACTGCTCCGGTCTGCACCGCAAAGGCCGCACACTGCACTGTCTGATGAGGATCGGACGAGGCGACCGCAACACCAACGTCGACGGCGTCTGTCAGAGCGCC CTGCAGACTTTGATCCAGTCTGCCGACCCCGGTGCCGACTACCGGATTGACCGAGCGCTCAACGAGGCCTGCGAGTCCGTCATCCAGACCGCCTGCAAACACATCCGCAACGGAGACCCAAT gatCCTGTCGTGCCTGATGGAGCACCTGTACACGGAGAAGATGGTGGAGGACTGTGAACACAGACTGTTGGAGCTGCAGTATTTTATATCCAGAGACTGGAA ACTGGACCCCATCCTGTACAAGAAGTGTCAGGGCGACGCCGCCCGACTGTGTCACACACACGGCTGGAACGAGACCAGCGAGTTGATGCCGCCGGGCGCAGTCTTCTCCTGCCTGTACCGCCACGCCTACCGCACCGAGGAGCAGGGGCGCCGG ttatCTCGGGACTGTAAGGTGGAGGTTCAGAGGAttctccaccagagggcgctggATGTGAAGTTGGAACCCGAGCTGCAGAAACGCTGCATGACCGACCTCGGCAAGTGGTGCAGCGAGAAGACGGACACCGGACAG gagctGGAGTGTCTGCAGGATCATTTGGAGGACCTGGTGTCAGCCTGCAGGGAGGTTGTGGGCAACCTGACCGAGCTGGAGTCAGAG GACATCCAGATTGACGCTCTGCTCATCAGAGCCTGTGAGCCCGTCACACAGGCCCACTGCCAC gatgtaGCCGATAACCAGATCGATACAGGCGACCTGATGGAGTGTTTGGTTCAGAACAAACACCAGAAGGAGATGAACGAAAAGTGCGCAGTCGGCGTTACTCACTTCCAGCTG ATCCAGATGAAGGACTTCAGGTTCTCCTACAAGTTCAAGATGGCCTGTAAGGAGGACGTTCTCCGCTTGTGTCCGAACATCAAGAAGAA GGTGGATGTCGTCATCTGTCTCAGCACCACGGTGAGGAACGACACGCTGCAGGAGGCGAAGGAGCAGCGAGTTTCTCTGAAGTGCCGTAAACAGCTGcgggtggaggagctggagatg tcgGAGGATATTCGTTTGGAACCAGAGTTGTATGATCCCTGCAAGTCCGACATCAGTCGTCTGTGTCCCAACGTGGCGTTTGGTAACGCCCAG ATGATCGAGTGTCTGAAGGAGCAGAAGAAGCAGCTCAGTCAGCGCTGCCACCAGCGGATCTTCAGACTGCAGGAGGTGGAGATGAGCGATCCTGAGCTCGACTACCAGCTGATGAGAGTCTGCAAGCAGATGATcaag CGGTTCTGTACCGAGGCGGATGCCAGGAACGTCCTTCAGTGTCTGAAACAGAACAAGAACAGCGAGCTGATGGATCCCAAGTGTAAACAGATGATCACCAAGAGACAGATCACACAGAACACAG aCTACAGATTGAACCCGGTGTTGAGAAAAGCTTGTCGAGCCGACATCCCAAAGTTCTGCCAGCCCATCCTGAACAAGGCGAGCGAGGACAGCGAGCTGGAGGGTCAGGTCATCGCCTGCCTCAAACTCAAATACGCCGACCAG AGGTTGTCTCCAGACTGTGAAGACCAGATCAGAGTGATTCTCCAGGAGTCAGCGCTCGACTACAGACTGGACCCTCAGCTGCAGATGCACTGCTCAGATGAG ATCTCCAGGCTGTGTGCGGAGGAGGCAGCAGCACAGGAGCAGACTGGTCAGGTGGAAGAGTGTCTCAAAGTCAACCTGCTGAAAATCAAACAGGACACCtgtaaaaag GAAGTCCTGAACATGCTGAAGGAGAGCAAGGCGGACATTTTTGTGGACCCGGTCCTCCACACAGCCTGCGCTCTGGACCTCAAACACCACTGTGCCGCCATCACGCCAGGCAGAGGACGAC AGATGTCGTGTCTGATGGAGGCGTTGCAGGACAAAAGAGTTCGTCTGCAGCCGGAGTGTAAGAAGAGACTTCAAGACCGCATCGACATGTGGAGCTACGCCGCCAAG GTGGCGCCAGCAGAGGGCTTCTCCGACCTGGCCATGCAGGTGATGACGTCACCCTCCAAGAACTACATCCTGCTCATGATCGCACTGAGCGTGTGCGTCCTCTTCCTGGTGGGGCTGCTGTGCGGTCGGATCACCAAGCGGGTGACGAGAGAACTGAAGGACCGGTAG